The genomic segment GTGGACACGGCGGAAGCCGACGGGGTCACGGAGAGCGGGCGCCCGCTTGCGGGGGCCGGCCGAAGCCGCGCCCTCCTCGCCGGGGATCACCGCGACCCCGAGCGCCGAGTCCAGCGAGACGGGCCCGCCCTGGAAGACCACCCCGGGCGCACCGGCGAGCTGCCCCCAGCCCTCCAGGATGTCGGCGACGTCCACGGGCGTAGGGCGGTTCAGGACCACGCCGAGGGAGCCCTTCTCGTCGTGGTCGAGGAGCAGCACCACCGCGCGGTCGAAGTTCGGGTCCGCCAGGGCCGGTGTGGCCACGAGCAGCCGGCCTGTGAGCGAGGACACCTCGGTCATGGTGCACATGATCCCGCATCTTCGCCGCGCGCGGGGAGCCAATGCGCATACCGGAGTGAACCCAGCTCAGAGCCGGAAGGGACGGAGGGAACCACCGAAACGGGCGGTGACCCGGTGTGTCCGGTTCCGTACGGTTCGTGTTGTCACGAACTCATGACGTGCTTTGGGCGTCCTCGCCCTTACGGAAGGGGGGTACGCGGCCATTACGCTTGGCCCTTTGGTCCCCCTGTCCATTCAATCGGAACGCGAGATTCATGACCGTCACCGATGATGTCCTGCTTGTCCACGGCGGCACTCCGCTCGAGGGCGAGATCCGTGTCCGCGGCGCGAAGAACCTCGTGCCGAAGGCCATGGTGGCCGCGCTGCTCGGCAGCGCCCCGAGCCGGCTGCGCAATGTCCCAGACATCCGCGACGTTCGCGTCGTGCGCGGTCTGCTGCAGCTGCACGGCGTGACGGTGCGCCCCGGTGAGGAGCCGGGTGAGCTCATCATGGACCCCTCTCACGTGGAGAGCGCGAACGTCGCCGACATCGACGCCCACGCGGGTTCGTCGCGCATTCCGATCCTCTTCTGCGGCCCCCTGCTGCACCGCCTGGGCCACGCCTTCATCCCGGGTCTCGGCGGCTGCGACATCGGCGGCCGGCCGATCGACTTCCACTTCGAGGTGCTGCGCCAGTTCGGCGCGACCATCGAGAAGCGTGAGGGCGGCCAGTACCTGGAGGCCCCGCAGCGGCTGCGCGGCACCAAGATCCGGCTGCCGTACCCGTCCGTGGGCGCCACCGAGCAGGTCCTGCTCACCGCCGTCCTCGCGGAGGGCGTGACGGAGCTCTCGAACGCCGCGGTGGAGCCGGAGATCGAGGACCTGATCTGCGTCCTGCAGAAAATGGGCGCGATCATCGCCATGGACACCGACCGGACCATCCGGATCACCGGTGTCGACAGCCTCGGCGGCTACAACCACCACGCCCTCTCGGACCGCCTGGAGGCCGCCTCCTGGGCGTCCGCCGCCCTGGCGACCGAGGGCAACATCTACGTACGCGGCGCCCAGCAGCGTTCGATGATGACGTTCCTGAACACCTACCGGAAGGTGGGCGGTGCCTTCGAGATCGACGACGAGGGCATCCGCTTCTGGCACCCGGGCGGCTCGCTCAACGCGATCGCCCTGGAGACGGACGTACACCCCGGCTTCCAGACGGACTGGCAGCAGCCGCTCGTCGTGGCGCTGACGCAGGCCGCGGGCCTGTCGATCGTCCACGAGACGGTGTACGAGTCGCGGCTCGGCTTCACCTCCGCGCTCAACCAGATGGGTGCGCACATCCAGCTGTACCGGGAGTGCCTCGGCGGCTCCGACTGCCGCTTCGGCCAGCGGAACTTCCTCCACTCGGCGGTCGTCAGCGGCCCGACGAAGCTCCAGGGCGCCGACCTGGTCATCCCGGACCTGCGCGGCGGCTTCTCGTACCTCATCGCGGCCCTGGCGGCGCAGGGCACGTCCCGCGTCCACGGCATCGACCTGATCAACCGCGGCTACGAGAACTTCATGGAGAAGCTCGTGGAGCTCGGCGCGAAGGTCGAGCTGCCCGGAAAGGCGCCGCTGGCCTAGCAGGCCCGCAGGGGGCCGTACGGGCCCCCTGAAGGAGTACGGCAGCGGTACGGCACGCGAAAGGGGCGGCCACCCGGATGGGTGGCCGCCCCTCATCGCTGCTCGGGGCTACTTGCCCTTCGCCGCTTCCTTCAGCTTGGAACCAGCCGAAACCTTGACGCTGTAACCGGCCGGGATGTTGATCGGCTCGCCGGTCTGCGGGTTGCGGGCGGTGCGAGCGGCACGGTGGGTGCGCTCGAAGGTCAGGAAGCCGGGGATGGTGACCTTCTCGTCGCCCTTGGCAACGATCTCGCCGACGGTCTCGGCGAACGCGGCCAGCACGGCGTCGGCGTCCTTGCGGGTCACCTCTGCGCGGTCGGCCAGCGCGGCCACCAGCTCACTGCGGTTCATGTTTGTACTCCCGTGTTCTTTTGCCGTTGAGGCGTGCCACGCGGCAGGGCCGCATGATGGGCACAGCGAAGACGATGCTGCCAGGGTCCTCGGACAGTCCCCGGACCCGGGTCTGACGTCAGACCCTCGCGCCCGATTACGCATCCTGCCCCCACCTGCGGCGGGAAAGCCAATCCGGTGCCCGTGGGGGTCACACGAAAAGCGTCCGCCGCCCCAGAAAAGCCGGAGGCCGGAGGGCTTGCTGCCAAGCCACTCCGAGCCACCCTAGAGCGGGCCCACGGGGCCCGGGTTCTGCGACGCGCCGTGTCCCTAGGCCGTGGCGCCTGTCACAGCGGCCCCCGCGGCCTTCGCGGCGCTCCGCACGGCGTCGGCCACGGCGGGCGCGACCTTGTCGTTGAAGACGCTGGGGATGATGTAGTTCCGGTTGAGCTCGTCCTCGGCGACGACGTCCGCGAGGGCACCCGCGGCGGCCAGCATCATCTCCGTGTTGACGGTGCGCGACTGGGCGTCGAGGAGACCGCGGAAGACGCCGGGGAAGACCAGGACGTTGTTGATCTGGTTCGGGAAGTCCGAGCGGCCGGTGGCGACAACTGCTGCCGTCTGGCGGGCGATTGCCGGGTCGACCTCGGGGTCCGGGTTCGCGAGCGCGAACACGATGGCGTCCTCGGCCATGGCCGCGACGTCGTCGCCGTTCAGCACGTTCGGGGCCGACACGCCGATGAAGACGTCGGCGCCGACGACGGCCTCCTTGAGGGTGCCGGTGAGGCCCTCGGGGTTGGTGTTCTCGGCGATCCAGCGCAGCGGCGAGTCGGCGTCGTGGGAGACCAGGTCCTCGCGGTCGGCGTGCACGACGCCGTGGATGTCGGCCACGACGGCGTTCTTGACGCCGGCGGCGAGCAGCAGCTTGAGGATGGCCGTGCCGGCCGCGCCGGCGCCGGACATGACCACGCGCACGTCGCCGATGCCCTTGCCCACCACGCGCAGGGCGTTGGTGAGGGCGGCGAGGACGACGATGGCGGTGCCGTGCTGGTCGTCGTGGAAGACGGGGATGTCGAGGGCCTCACGCAGGCGTGCCTCGATCTCGAAGCAGCGGGGCGCGGAGATGTCCTCCAGGTTGATGCCCGCGAAGCCGGGGGCGATGGCCTTGACGATCTCGACGATGGCGTCGGTGTCCTGGGTGTCCAGGCAGATCGGCCAGGCGTCGATGCCGGCGAAGCGCTTGAAGAGGGCCGCCTTGCCCTCCATGACCGGCAGCGCGGCCTTCGGGCCGATGTTGCCGAGGCCGAGGACGGCGGAACCGTCCGTTACGACCGCAACGGAGTTGCGCTTGATGGTGAGGCGGCGCGCGTCCTCGGGGTTCTCGGCGATCGCCATGCAGACGCGGGCGACACCGGGCGTGTAGACCATGGACAGGTCGTCACGGTTGCGGATGGGGTGCTTCGACGCCATCTCGATCTTGCCGCCGAGGTGCATCAGGAACGTACGGTCGGAGACCTTGCCGAGGGTGACGCCCTCGATCGTGCGCAGCTGCTCGACGATCTCGTCGGCGTGCGTGGTGGAGGACGCCGCGATCGTCACGTCGATCCGCAGCATCTCGTGGCCGGAGGCCGTGACGTCGAGGCCGGTGACCGAGCCCCCGGAAGACTCGACGGCCGTGGTGAGCTGGGAGACCGCCGTTCCGCTGGCGGGCACCTCCAGCCGGACCGTCATCGAGTAGGAGACGCTGGGCGCCGTTGCCATGGCCGACTTCCTCTGCTTTCACCTTGTAGCTCTTGCCGTCCGATGGTCGCACCTACCGCCGAGTACGTGGTAGCCGCCCCGGATTGAGAACGTTTTGTTCACCGGCCAGTGCGCTGCGTTTTTGGAAACTGGTTTCCACCATACGAGAAGTTGGCCCGTCGCGGAAGAGGGGCCAGGAACACGGAAAGAGGCCCACGTCACGTGGTGACGTGGGCCTCTCCCGTACGTTCATGACACCGACCCGCCATGCTCGCCTCGCGGCAAGTGGTCGCTCGTAGCGACGATGGTTGGGCCCGGGGGCTTGGATCGAGCCGGTGCCACATCCAAGGTAACAAACGAACCCCGTAAGGCAATTCCCGTCCCGGAAACCCGCTCGGATCCGTCCCGGAAACCCGCTCGGTCAGTCCCTGAGCAGGTCCGGCACGCCGTCCGCGTCCGGCTCGTCCCGCTCCCCCGACAGGACCGTGAGCTGCTGCGTCGCACGGGTCAGCGCCACGTACAGAACGCGCAGGCCCGCCGGGGACTCGTCCGCGATCTCCGCGGGCGACACGACGATCGTCGCGTCGTACTCCAGACCCTTGGCCTCCAGGCTGCCGAGCGCCACGACCCGGTCGCCGAGGTCCGCGAGCCAGCGCGCCGCCTGCTCGCGCCGGTTCATCGCCACGACGACACCGACCGTCCCGTCGACCCGCTCCAGGAGCCGCGCCGCCTCCTCGCGCACGGAGGCGGCGAGGTCCTTGTCCCGTACGACGGCGAAGCGGGGCTCCACGCCGGTCGAGCGGACCGCCGACGGGGACTCGGCGCCCGGCATCGCCAGGGCCAGGACCTTCGCGGCGAGCTCGGCGATCTCGGCGGGGTTGCGGTAGTTGACGGTCAGCTCGAAACGGCGGCGCGGGCGGGTCCCCAGGGCCTCGTCACGGGCCTCGCCCGCCTCGTCCGGGTCCGACCACGAGGACTGGGCCGGGTCGCCGACGACGGTCCATGTGGCGTGCCGGCCGCGGCGGCCGACCATGCGCCACTGCATGGGGGTGAGGTCCTGTGCCTCGTCGACGATGACGTGCGCGTACTCGGTGCGCTCCGCGGCGAGCCGCTCGGCGCGCTCGCGCTGGGACTCCTCGCGCTGCGGCATCAGCTCCTCGAGCCCGGTCAGCAGGTCGAGCGGGTCGAGTTCGCGCTTCTTCTTGGGCCGGTGCGGGGTGCCGAGGATCGCCTGCAGCTCGTCGAGGAGCGCCACGTCGTGCACGGACAGCGCGTCGCGCCGCAGCGAACGTGCGACCTTGCGGACCTCGCCCGGGTTGAGGATCCGCCGCGCCCACCGCCCGAGCCGCTTCTCGTCGCTCATCGCGGTGAGCACCCCGCGCGGGGTGAGCTCCGGCCACCACGCGTCCAGGAACCGGATGAAGTCGTCCTCGGACGTGATGTCGTCGTCGAAGGAGGAGCGGAGCTCGGCGGCGAGCTCGGGGTCGTTGTGCCGTCCCGCCGCGCCGGACTGCGACCACAGGGCGTCCAGGAGGAGCTTGCGGGCGCGGGGCCGGAGGAGGTTGACGGGGGCGGTGCCGCTCAAAGCGTTGCGGCGGATGCGGTCCAGCTGCTCGGCGTCGAGTTCGAGCCTGCGGCCGAAGGCGACCACGCGGAGACGGTCGGGGGTGGCGGCGGGCCGGGTCCCGGCGGCCTCGTCGTCGCCGAAGGACAGCTGGCCGTCCTGCGGGGCGGCGGAAGCCGGTGCGGCCACCCCTTCCAGCGCTCCCCGGGCCGCCTTCCGCAGCACCTTCAGCATCCGCGACGAGCCCTTGGCCCGTGCCACCGCGGGGCTGTCGTACTCGGTGGCCTCCACGCCCTCGACCAGCGAGCCGACGGCGCGGATCGCGACCTGGCCCTCCTCGCCGAGGGAGGGCAGCACGCCCTCCGTGTAGGCGACCAGGAGCGGGGTCGGGGAGACGATGAGGATGCCGCCCGCGTACCGGCGGCGGTCCTGGTAGAGGAGGTACGCGGCCCGGTGCAGGGCCACCGCCGTCTTGCCGGTGCCCGGGCCGCCCTCCACGTACGTCACCGACGCGGCGGGCGCGCGGATCACCAAATCCTGTTCGGCCTGGATCGACGCCACGATGTCCCGCATGGAGTGGCTGCGGGCCTGGCCGAGGGCCGCCATCAGGGCGCCGTCGCCGATGACGGGGAGCACCTCGCCGTCGAGGCGTGCGGTGAGCTCCGGGCGCATCAGGTCGTCCTCGACGCCCAGGACCTTGCGGCCCTTGGAGCGGATGACGCGGCGGCGCACGACGCGGCCCGGGTCGACCGGGGTCGAGCGGTAGAACGGCGCGGCGGCGGGCGCGCGCCAGTCGATGACCAGCGGGGAGTAGTCCGCGTCGAGGACGCCGATGCGGCCGATGTGCAGCGTCTCCGCGATCTCCGCGTACTTGCCGCTCTCGTCCTCGCGGACCGCGCCCTCGGCGGGCTCGACCGCGGTGTACGCGCCGTCGGGTCCCTTCTTGCCGTCCTTGCCCTGGAGCAGGTCGATGCGTCCGAAGAGGAAGTCCTCGAACTCGTTGTTGAGGCGGTTCAGATGGACGCCGGCGCGGAAGACCTGCGCGTCGCGTTCGGCGAGCGCGCCGGGCGTACCGACCTGGGAGCGCTTGGCCGCGTCGTTCATCAGGAACTCCGCCTCGTGGATCTTCTCCTCGAGACGTCGGTAGACCTGGTCGAGATGTTCCTGTTCGACGCTGATCTCGCGGTCGCGTACGTCGGCCACCGGGGCCCCTTTCACACCGTGCTGCTGCCCGTACCGAGCAGCCGTCCACCTTAGGCGAAAGGGGCCCATCCTGTGCACTTGTCGTGCACGAGCGGTGTCCTATGCGTCGACCTTGACCAGCCGGTCGCCGTCGAACGTGGTGACTTCGAAGTGGTCGATGTCGTTGCGGTCCATGGCGGCGCCCCCGTGGACGTAGAGCGGACTGCGCGCCCATTTGTTCGGACTGTCCTTGATGCCGTACCCCCACTCGGGCACCGACCAGCTGCTGACCGTCTCCTTCTCGCCGTCCTTGCCGACCGCGATCAGCGAGCACTTCAGGGGGCCCTTGACGTTCTTCAGCTCCAGGACGGCGTGCGTGCCCCAGGCCTTCGCCTCGGTGCCGACGGTGGCGCTGACCTTGGTCTTCGGGTCCGTGGCCCGTACCTTCTCGTCCATGTGGTGGAAGAAGGCGTCCTCGGCGGGGCTGGTGGGATGCGGTTCGACCGCCACGTCCTTCGTACCGCCGTCGTCACCGGTCACCGCGAGGACGGCGAGCGGGCCGCCGACGATCAGCGCGACCGCCGCCGCGACGAGGAACAGGCCGCGCCTGCGCCCGTGCTCCCGCGCGGCGGACACCTCCGCGACGAGCCGTTCGGCGAGGCGGGGGCTCGGCCGGGCGGCGAGCTGCTCGCCGATGGCGGGCACGCCGCGCGGTCCCGG from the Streptomyces venezuelae genome contains:
- a CDS encoding HU family DNA-binding protein, coding for MNRSELVAALADRAEVTRKDADAVLAAFAETVGEIVAKGDEKVTIPGFLTFERTHRAARTARNPQTGEPINIPAGYSVKVSAGSKLKEAAKGK
- a CDS encoding YqgE/AlgH family protein gives rise to the protein MCTMTEVSSLTGRLLVATPALADPNFDRAVVLLLDHDEKGSLGVVLNRPTPVDVADILEGWGQLAGAPGVVFQGGPVSLDSALGVAVIPGEEGAASAGPRKRAPALRDPVGFRRVHGAIGLVDLEAPPELLASALGSLRIFAGYSGWGPGQLESELEDGAWYVVESEPGDVSSPDPERLWRAVLRRQRSELAMVATYPDDASLN
- a CDS encoding NAD-dependent malic enzyme, with product MATAPSVSYSMTVRLEVPASGTAVSQLTTAVESSGGSVTGLDVTASGHEMLRIDVTIAASSTTHADEIVEQLRTIEGVTLGKVSDRTFLMHLGGKIEMASKHPIRNRDDLSMVYTPGVARVCMAIAENPEDARRLTIKRNSVAVVTDGSAVLGLGNIGPKAALPVMEGKAALFKRFAGIDAWPICLDTQDTDAIVEIVKAIAPGFAGINLEDISAPRCFEIEARLREALDIPVFHDDQHGTAIVVLAALTNALRVVGKGIGDVRVVMSGAGAAGTAILKLLLAAGVKNAVVADIHGVVHADREDLVSHDADSPLRWIAENTNPEGLTGTLKEAVVGADVFIGVSAPNVLNGDDVAAMAEDAIVFALANPDPEVDPAIARQTAAVVATGRSDFPNQINNVLVFPGVFRGLLDAQSRTVNTEMMLAAAGALADVVAEDELNRNYIIPSVFNDKVAPAVADAVRSAAKAAGAAVTGATA
- the murA gene encoding UDP-N-acetylglucosamine 1-carboxyvinyltransferase, with amino-acid sequence MTVTDDVLLVHGGTPLEGEIRVRGAKNLVPKAMVAALLGSAPSRLRNVPDIRDVRVVRGLLQLHGVTVRPGEEPGELIMDPSHVESANVADIDAHAGSSRIPILFCGPLLHRLGHAFIPGLGGCDIGGRPIDFHFEVLRQFGATIEKREGGQYLEAPQRLRGTKIRLPYPSVGATEQVLLTAVLAEGVTELSNAAVEPEIEDLICVLQKMGAIIAMDTDRTIRITGVDSLGGYNHHALSDRLEAASWASAALATEGNIYVRGAQQRSMMTFLNTYRKVGGAFEIDDEGIRFWHPGGSLNAIALETDVHPGFQTDWQQPLVVALTQAAGLSIVHETVYESRLGFTSALNQMGAHIQLYRECLGGSDCRFGQRNFLHSAVVSGPTKLQGADLVIPDLRGGFSYLIAALAAQGTSRVHGIDLINRGYENFMEKLVELGAKVELPGKAPLA
- a CDS encoding HelD family protein, translating into MADVRDREISVEQEHLDQVYRRLEEKIHEAEFLMNDAAKRSQVGTPGALAERDAQVFRAGVHLNRLNNEFEDFLFGRIDLLQGKDGKKGPDGAYTAVEPAEGAVREDESGKYAEIAETLHIGRIGVLDADYSPLVIDWRAPAAAPFYRSTPVDPGRVVRRRVIRSKGRKVLGVEDDLMRPELTARLDGEVLPVIGDGALMAALGQARSHSMRDIVASIQAEQDLVIRAPAASVTYVEGGPGTGKTAVALHRAAYLLYQDRRRYAGGILIVSPTPLLVAYTEGVLPSLGEEGQVAIRAVGSLVEGVEATEYDSPAVARAKGSSRMLKVLRKAARGALEGVAAPASAAPQDGQLSFGDDEAAGTRPAATPDRLRVVAFGRRLELDAEQLDRIRRNALSGTAPVNLLRPRARKLLLDALWSQSGAAGRHNDPELAAELRSSFDDDITSEDDFIRFLDAWWPELTPRGVLTAMSDEKRLGRWARRILNPGEVRKVARSLRRDALSVHDVALLDELQAILGTPHRPKKKRELDPLDLLTGLEELMPQREESQRERAERLAAERTEYAHVIVDEAQDLTPMQWRMVGRRGRHATWTVVGDPAQSSWSDPDEAGEARDEALGTRPRRRFELTVNYRNPAEIAELAAKVLALAMPGAESPSAVRSTGVEPRFAVVRDKDLAASVREEAARLLERVDGTVGVVVAMNRREQAARWLADLGDRVVALGSLEAKGLEYDATIVVSPAEIADESPAGLRVLYVALTRATQQLTVLSGERDEPDADGVPDLLRD
- a CDS encoding zf-HC2 domain-containing protein, producing the protein MTEFHSHHGAQQDDDLHETVGAYALGILDDAEATRFEAHLAGCGFCRQQLDELSGMEPMLAALADFPGPRGVPAIGEQLAARPSPRLAERLVAEVSAAREHGRRRGLFLVAAAVALIVGGPLAVLAVTGDDGGTKDVAVEPHPTSPAEDAFFHHMDEKVRATDPKTKVSATVGTEAKAWGTHAVLELKNVKGPLKCSLIAVGKDGEKETVSSWSVPEWGYGIKDSPNKWARSPLYVHGGAAMDRNDIDHFEVTTFDGDRLVKVDA